The following proteins are co-located in the Dyadobacter chenwenxiniae genome:
- a CDS encoding transposase: MVLQSVPKWNRLQLERRKQLSVGPPGGGFQIDWLFLFFISRKSVAKAIHAYNTFRPHASIG, encoded by the coding sequence ATGGTACTGCAATCTGTTCCAAAATGGAACAGATTGCAGCTGGAAAGGAGGAAGCAGCTAAGTGTCGGGCCGCCGGGCGGAGGATTTCAAATTGACTGGCTTTTTCTCTTTTTCATCAGCAGAAAAAGTGTCGCGAAAGCCATCCACGCCTACAACACCTTTCGTCCGCATGCGTCCATAGGCTAA
- a CDS encoding chemotaxis protein CheB: MSNSHVIVIGSSAGGVTALQQLVADLPSDFKVPIFIVQHVAADVKSYLPEILTQKGPLPACHPKDGQLILPGNIYLAPPDHHILIEGGHILVKQGPKENRFRPSIDALFRSAAYSYGPNVIGVILTGMLDDGSSGMWSVQRMGGTTIVQDPIEAMYPSMPSSVLQYVDVDYLLPLDQISALLIELTNKAMRAEQAGLEDEKQRLKLETSIAAQGNGFENGVLQIGEPSHFSCPDCGGAMVQIKEGSLLRFRCHTGHGFSSGSLLHEVKETTEKKLWQSVRSMEESIMLLNIIANNLAEKGNEEATADFTSKAQTATNSVNALRAYLYEHLMTQTSTEINSEITQS; encoded by the coding sequence ATGTCAAATTCCCATGTAATTGTGATCGGCTCTTCGGCAGGGGGAGTCACAGCGCTACAGCAATTGGTAGCCGACTTGCCTTCTGACTTCAAGGTGCCGATTTTTATTGTCCAGCATGTTGCGGCAGATGTAAAAAGTTATTTACCTGAGATACTGACCCAGAAAGGCCCTTTGCCTGCCTGTCATCCAAAGGATGGGCAACTGATACTGCCAGGCAACATTTACCTTGCGCCGCCTGATCACCACATACTCATTGAAGGAGGGCATATCTTGGTTAAACAAGGTCCCAAGGAAAACCGTTTTCGGCCATCGATTGATGCCTTATTCAGGTCAGCTGCGTATTCTTATGGACCTAATGTAATTGGGGTCATCCTGACGGGCATGCTCGACGATGGCAGCTCAGGAATGTGGTCCGTGCAGCGAATGGGAGGGACTACGATCGTGCAAGACCCGATCGAGGCAATGTATCCCAGTATGCCCTCGAGTGTTTTACAATATGTGGATGTAGATTATCTCTTACCCCTGGACCAGATCAGTGCCCTGCTGATCGAGCTAACGAACAAAGCGATGCGAGCAGAACAAGCGGGTCTTGAAGACGAGAAGCAGCGGCTGAAGTTGGAAACCAGCATTGCTGCACAAGGCAATGGTTTTGAAAACGGTGTGTTGCAAATAGGCGAGCCTTCTCATTTCAGCTGCCCGGATTGCGGCGGGGCTATGGTTCAGATAAAAGAAGGTAGCCTTCTCCGTTTCCGATGCCATACAGGCCATGGATTCTCATCAGGCTCATTGTTACACGAAGTCAAAGAAACAACTGAGAAAAAGTTGTGGCAATCCGTTCGCAGCATGGAAGAATCGATCATGCTGCTTAACATCATTGCAAACAATCTTGCCGAGAAAGGTAATGAGGAGGCAACGGCAGATTTTACATCAAAAGCACAGACAGCGACAAATAGTGTAAACGCCCTAAGAGCATATCTCTATGAGCACCTGATGACTCAGACTAGTACTGAAATAAACTCTGAAATAACCCAAAGCTGA
- a CDS encoding plasmid mobilization protein, with product MEETEIKDRKHHNPKGGRPPKKVKRQNQLMVRLSEIERFLIEEKARYAGMKPSAWLRQSAKKAKVLARLRPDDLKHLRTLTGMANNLNQLTHLAHKEGLTLIRQSCQELLLQIDLILKKVSSDDR from the coding sequence ATGGAAGAGACAGAAATTAAAGACCGAAAGCACCATAACCCCAAAGGCGGCAGGCCACCCAAGAAAGTAAAACGGCAGAACCAGCTCATGGTCAGGCTGAGTGAAATCGAGCGCTTTTTAATCGAAGAAAAAGCCAGGTATGCAGGCATGAAACCAAGCGCCTGGCTGCGGCAGTCGGCTAAGAAGGCGAAAGTTTTAGCCAGGTTAAGACCTGATGACCTCAAACATCTGAGAACGCTGACGGGTATGGCTAATAACTTGAACCAGCTCACGCATCTTGCCCATAAGGAAGGTTTGACATTGATTCGGCAATCCTGCCAAGAGCTGCTTTTGCAAATCGATTTGATCTTAAAGAAGGTTAGCAGCGATGATCGGTAA
- a CDS encoding primase-helicase family protein, with amino-acid sequence MLRSKPSGLPAESRRILQPLPAVSACGPSGRRFTIFHFLKHIFGEQIEMGYDYFKILLERPTQILPILCLVSEERGTGKTTFLHFVKSIFGENMTINSNEDFRSNFNIEWAQKLVIGVDETFLDRKEDSERIKNLSTACFYKVEAKGVDRQETEFLASLSFAATMKIISLLPSLERFGTGSGRCRH; translated from the coding sequence TTGCTTCGTTCCAAGCCATCTGGACTACCAGCAGAAAGTAGGCGGATTTTACAACCGCTACCAGCCGTTTCAGCATGTGGCCCGTCAGGGCGACGCTTCACGATCTTTCATTTTCTCAAACACATTTTCGGGGAGCAGATCGAAATGGGCTATGACTACTTCAAGATCTTGCTTGAACGGCCTACACAGATCCTGCCGATTCTATGCTTGGTCAGTGAAGAACGTGGAACAGGAAAAACGACCTTTCTTCATTTTGTCAAGTCGATTTTTGGAGAGAACATGACCATCAACAGCAATGAAGATTTTCGTTCAAACTTCAACATCGAATGGGCGCAAAAGCTGGTCATAGGAGTCGATGAAACGTTCCTTGACAGAAAGGAAGACTCAGAGCGCATTAAGAACCTGAGCACCGCCTGTTTTTACAAGGTTGAAGCAAAAGGAGTCGACCGGCAGGAAACAGAGTTTTTGGCAAGTTTATCCTTTGCAGCAACAATGAAGATCATTTCATTATTGCCGAGCCTGGAGAGATTCGGTACTGGGTCAGGAAGGTGCCGCCACTAA
- a CDS encoding relaxase/mobilization nuclease domain-containing protein has protein sequence MEKQQASLLIAEGVRTGEVRSMIDDFNLQRKLNPDVTKAVRHISLSWSKEDAARLSPEIMKQHALEYMEKMKITSTQFILVEHRDKNHPHLISSTTASIILARRSQTGFRKTGTTRSAKR, from the coding sequence ATGGAAAAGCAGCAGGCCAGTCTGTTGATAGCAGAAGGTGTGAGAACGGGTGAAGTCCGATCCATGATCGACGATTTCAATCTGCAAAGGAAATTGAATCCTGACGTGACGAAAGCTGTCAGGCATATTTCGCTGAGCTGGAGTAAGGAAGATGCCGCTAGACTATCGCCTGAGATTATGAAGCAGCATGCACTGGAGTACATGGAAAAGATGAAGATCACCAGCACCCAGTTTATTCTGGTCGAGCACCGGGATAAAAATCATCCACATCTCATCTCATCTACAACCGCGTCTATAATACTGGCAAGACGATCACAGACCGGTTTCAGAAAGACAGGAACTACAAGATCTGCAAAGAGATAA
- a CDS encoding helix-turn-helix domain-containing protein yields MSTTVLVSLSDQQFADLIESSLRKVLESKPATVADTSDTLLDTKEAAVLTKYKETSIYGLVKRKKIPFCKMEGKLLFSRKELLEWIANGQQKTVGSHER; encoded by the coding sequence ATGAGCACAACAGTTTTAGTTTCATTGAGTGATCAGCAATTCGCTGACCTGATTGAATCCTCATTGCGAAAAGTTTTAGAGTCAAAACCTGCTACGGTTGCAGATACCAGCGACACGCTGCTTGATACAAAAGAGGCGGCAGTGCTCACGAAGTACAAGGAGACTTCGATATATGGGCTGGTGAAAAGAAAGAAGATCCCGTTCTGCAAAATGGAAGGCAAACTTCTGTTCTCCCGTAAAGAGCTTCTGGAATGGATCGCTAACGGACAACAAAAAACGGTAGGTAGCCATGAAAGATGA
- a CDS encoding site-specific integrase → MAISTKFVLRKKHESAEDQFAIMLQIIIDRKNLLVSTRRYSGEKEWQSKSQSVSKIHPKHKEINLLLRTIDSEVDFMIISFGKQGKRPSFEDVKALVKKLTGGQTEGEKKKLFVLFEEHIAKLRSLNRLGSAESYVSTLKSLKNFTNQKDPDILSIGLSFLNKYENWLIDRGCSIVTRSFYLRTLRTLWKAGIKEKYYPETRYPFKDFSFSKYNNPRTKKRAITRDQIELIASAVIDPENDSLINSKNYFLFSFYCRGLNFTDLAELKWTNIVDEELHYVRSKTKEEFRFRLHPAAIQILEYYRDLKGNSDAGYLFPILYKRHATIQSIRERKKKILTRVNKQIKELGISLGILKPITTYVARHSYATALRRNGISKETIGRSLGHDSLKTTDIYLEDIGDPLLDELINSTI, encoded by the coding sequence ATGGCTATTTCAACCAAGTTTGTCCTAAGAAAGAAACATGAATCAGCGGAAGATCAGTTTGCGATAATGCTCCAAATAATTATCGACAGAAAGAACCTGCTGGTTAGTACAAGGAGATATTCGGGTGAAAAGGAATGGCAGTCTAAATCTCAATCTGTAAGCAAAATACATCCAAAACATAAGGAAATCAACCTTTTGCTTAGGACGATAGACTCAGAAGTTGATTTTATGATAATTTCCTTTGGCAAACAAGGCAAACGTCCATCGTTCGAAGATGTCAAGGCTCTGGTAAAAAAGCTGACCGGAGGCCAAACGGAAGGCGAGAAGAAGAAGCTCTTTGTACTTTTCGAAGAACATATCGCCAAGCTTCGTAGTTTGAACCGGTTGGGAAGCGCAGAGTCCTATGTTTCAACTTTGAAAAGCCTAAAAAATTTCACTAACCAAAAGGACCCAGATATCTTGTCAATTGGGCTTTCATTTTTGAATAAGTATGAGAACTGGCTGATTGACAGGGGTTGCTCTATAGTTACGAGAAGTTTTTACTTGAGAACATTACGTACACTTTGGAAAGCTGGGATCAAGGAAAAGTATTACCCTGAAACACGTTATCCGTTTAAGGACTTTTCATTTTCTAAGTATAATAATCCTCGCACCAAGAAAAGGGCTATAACCAGGGATCAGATTGAACTGATTGCATCTGCGGTGATAGATCCTGAAAACGACTCTTTAATCAATTCGAAAAATTACTTCCTTTTCAGCTTTTATTGCAGGGGATTAAATTTTACCGACTTGGCTGAACTCAAATGGACTAACATCGTAGACGAAGAGCTTCACTATGTAAGATCTAAAACCAAGGAGGAGTTCAGGTTTCGATTGCATCCAGCAGCAATTCAGATCTTAGAATACTACAGAGATTTGAAGGGGAATAGCGATGCTGGCTATTTATTCCCCATTCTTTACAAGCGGCATGCAACTATCCAGTCCATCCGAGAACGTAAGAAGAAAATACTCACACGAGTAAACAAGCAAATTAAAGAACTTGGAATATCCCTTGGTATCTTAAAACCAATAACCACCTACGTGGCCAGGCACTCATATGCAACAGCTCTCCGCAGGAATGGCATATCAAAGGAAACCATCGGTCGAAGCCTGGGGCATGATAGCCTTAAGACGACAGATATCTATTTGGAAGACATCGGTGATCCGTTGTTAGATGAATTGATCAACTCAACAATCTAG
- a CDS encoding T9SS type A sorting domain-containing protein — protein sequence MHTHLSKHVLLPWILALIFLLPVVSPAQKTYVAGRKGSEKLGSHITVLTNGNYVVTDPEWNDGGKTHVGAVYLYNGANHQLISTLTGSGKNDRVGSRGVTALSNGNFVVCSPDWSNGSAAFAGAVTWANGTTGISGKVDASNSLVGSKANNFVGVDQVVSLPNGNYVVRSTLWDNGAATDAGAVTWGNGAMGITGVVSASNSLIGTKKEDKVGFDDVKVLTNGNYVVQSRAWDNGSVQDAGAATWGNGTTGVTGEINVSNSLIGSHSNDQIGYAVVVLTNGNYVVQSEYWDNGSIVDAGAATWGSGLTGVTGIVSVSNSLVGTVEADNVGIVTALTNGNYVVSTTHWANGAAKFAGAVTWADGTKGITGTISISNSLVGSKPNDGVGFGYVCALANGNYVVTSQSWQSTPGVYVGASTWANGETGMTGTVNASNSLIGSTNEDGVGKHIIGLTNGNYVVSSPNWSNGITPGVGAATFANGATALVGVISKSNSLIGYRMYDHVGKSAIPLKNGNYVICSPYWTNGPAREAGAVTLGNGTTGSVGFVSPFNSLVGSTEGDLVGWDVTALSDGNYVVASRTWRSLPKNHIGAVTWGDGNKNLKGPVSASNSLVGSSEFRYVGYVKPFENGNYYIEDNFWYNYNINAYAGAMTPMPGKTPLSGVVKSCNSILGTKPRSGIALNVTWNTVYHYSLVGYGEGNLYVIVNEDPVTDNNLAGDYSEATKTMYYAPATFRTDCGEIGMVVPSDESTAVTGPVKMKVYVALTAPSTDQPYVRRYYDITPEANAGTATGQVTLFIAQSDFDDFNQNRGDAPALPSGPTDSDGIQNIRITQIHGTSQTGYPNSYTGWTGSDPRVVLINPKDQDIVWNDNAKRWELSFAVEGFSGFFVHSNVNEQALPVHLASFTAVKSEGNALLKWKTTSEINASYFDIERSVDGKNFVKAGTVKATGNEDYAHSYSFVDTAFASLGQLAYYRLRAVDTDGSYAYSAIQRLRAEDKPVSTYVYPNPVRAGSSVTISTVGAPRNIQIVDLAGRSIGAAIIQRSDTGFVLSKLPQGVHLVKFDTDHGPEVRKLVVE from the coding sequence ATGCATACACACCTATCAAAACATGTTCTTCTTCCGTGGATTTTGGCGCTGATTTTTTTGCTGCCAGTTGTATCACCAGCTCAGAAAACCTATGTTGCCGGTCGAAAAGGTAGCGAAAAATTGGGGTCTCACATTACCGTTCTAACAAACGGAAATTATGTCGTAACAGATCCTGAATGGAACGATGGAGGGAAAACACACGTCGGCGCAGTGTATCTTTATAATGGGGCTAACCATCAGTTAATCAGCACGCTCACGGGTAGCGGGAAAAATGACCGGGTAGGAAGCCGGGGGGTAACAGCCCTTTCCAATGGAAATTTTGTTGTGTGCAGCCCGGATTGGAGCAATGGCTCGGCAGCCTTTGCTGGCGCAGTAACCTGGGCGAACGGTACAACGGGCATTTCAGGAAAAGTAGACGCCTCCAATTCGCTGGTAGGCTCGAAGGCCAACAACTTTGTCGGTGTGGACCAGGTCGTATCGCTACCCAATGGAAATTACGTTGTTCGCAGCACACTGTGGGACAATGGTGCCGCAACCGATGCGGGTGCAGTGACCTGGGGAAACGGAGCCATGGGCATAACAGGCGTTGTAAGTGCTTCCAATTCACTCATAGGAACTAAGAAAGAGGACAAAGTAGGTTTTGACGATGTCAAGGTTCTTACCAACGGAAATTATGTTGTGCAAAGTCGTGCCTGGGATAATGGTTCTGTGCAGGATGCAGGGGCGGCAACCTGGGGTAATGGCACGACTGGCGTCACAGGAGAGATCAACGTTTCCAATTCATTAATTGGATCACATAGCAATGATCAGATAGGATATGCTGTCGTCGTTCTGACAAATGGAAATTATGTGGTTCAAAGCGAATATTGGGACAATGGTTCCATCGTAGATGCAGGAGCGGCGACCTGGGGAAGTGGCTTGACAGGGGTTACCGGGATCGTGAGTGTTTCCAATTCACTGGTTGGTACGGTCGAAGCTGATAATGTTGGTATTGTAACTGCCCTCACCAACGGAAATTATGTAGTTTCTACCACGCATTGGGCCAATGGGGCTGCAAAATTTGCAGGTGCAGTGACGTGGGCTGATGGCACGAAAGGCATAACCGGCACAATTTCGATTTCCAACTCATTGGTCGGTTCTAAACCTAATGATGGGGTCGGGTTTGGATATGTTTGTGCCCTGGCCAATGGCAATTATGTAGTTACAAGCCAAAGCTGGCAAAGCACGCCTGGAGTGTATGTGGGCGCTTCCACGTGGGCAAATGGCGAAACAGGTATGACTGGCACGGTCAATGCTTCAAACTCGCTGATTGGTTCTACAAATGAAGACGGCGTAGGCAAACACATCATTGGTCTGACCAACGGCAATTATGTTGTTTCCAGCCCAAATTGGAGTAATGGTATTACCCCAGGTGTTGGCGCGGCAACTTTTGCCAATGGGGCAACAGCATTGGTCGGCGTAATAAGTAAGTCCAATTCACTGATAGGGTATCGTATGTACGATCATGTAGGTAAAAGTGCAATACCTCTGAAAAACGGAAATTACGTTATCTGCAGCCCTTACTGGACTAATGGTCCGGCGCGAGAGGCAGGAGCTGTAACCCTGGGCAATGGAACCACTGGGTCGGTTGGTTTTGTAAGTCCCTTTAATTCGCTGGTCGGGTCGACCGAAGGTGATTTGGTAGGTTGGGATGTTACCGCCCTGAGTGACGGAAATTATGTTGTGGCAAGCCGGACTTGGCGCAGTTTGCCGAAAAACCATATAGGTGCAGTAACATGGGGTGATGGAAATAAGAATTTGAAAGGTCCGGTAAGCGCTTCTAATTCATTAGTAGGATCCTCTGAGTTTAGATATGTAGGCTACGTCAAGCCTTTTGAAAATGGAAATTATTACATCGAAGACAACTTTTGGTACAATTATAACATTAACGCTTATGCGGGAGCAATGACTCCTATGCCCGGGAAAACACCTCTATCGGGCGTGGTGAAGTCTTGCAACAGTATTCTGGGCACAAAACCTCGCTCTGGTATTGCACTTAACGTAACATGGAACACCGTATATCATTATTCACTGGTCGGATATGGCGAAGGTAATCTTTATGTAATCGTGAATGAGGACCCCGTGACCGATAATAATCTGGCAGGTGATTACTCAGAAGCTACAAAAACAATGTACTATGCTCCTGCAACTTTTCGCACTGATTGTGGTGAAATCGGCATGGTAGTGCCTTCGGATGAAAGTACTGCTGTAACTGGTCCCGTCAAAATGAAAGTGTATGTGGCCTTAACGGCGCCTTCCACAGACCAGCCGTATGTTCGGCGTTACTATGATATCACGCCCGAAGCCAATGCCGGCACGGCTACCGGGCAGGTAACGCTTTTTATAGCCCAATCTGATTTTGATGATTTTAATCAGAACAGAGGTGATGCCCCGGCATTGCCCAGCGGTCCCACGGATAGTGACGGCATCCAGAACATTCGCATCACGCAAATTCACGGTACCAGCCAGACGGGTTACCCAAATAGTTACACGGGCTGGACGGGCAGTGATCCTAGGGTTGTTTTGATTAATCCCAAGGATCAGGATATTGTATGGAATGATAATGCAAAGCGCTGGGAATTAAGCTTTGCGGTAGAAGGCTTTTCAGGATTTTTTGTGCACAGTAACGTGAACGAGCAGGCTCTGCCAGTTCATCTGGCTAGCTTTACAGCAGTGAAGTCGGAAGGAAATGCGCTGTTAAAATGGAAAACCACCAGCGAAATAAACGCTTCTTATTTTGATATCGAGCGCAGTGTTGATGGGAAAAACTTCGTTAAAGCCGGAACAGTGAAAGCCACCGGCAACGAAGATTACGCGCATAGCTATTCTTTTGTCGATACCGCTTTCGCATCCCTCGGCCAGCTTGCTTATTACCGTTTGCGTGCTGTGGATACAGATGGTAGCTATGCGTACAGCGCTATCCAGCGTTTGCGGGCAGAGGATAAACCAGTATCAACCTACGTATACCCCAACCCGGTCAGGGCTGGCTCGTCTGTTACGATCAGTACCGTCGGGGCACCGAGGAATATTCAGATTGTAGATTTAGCGGGCAGAAGCATTGGCGCAGCAATCATTCAGCGGAGCGATACCGGATTTGTCCTGAGCAAATTACCCCAAGGTGTTCACCTGGTAAAATTCGATACCGACCACGGGCCTGAAGTCCGGAAGTTGGTGGTGGAGTAA
- a CDS encoding RagB/SusD family nutrient uptake outer membrane protein yields the protein MQKLTLLLVASALLLYSCSHKLDLIPQQNTTSEMALSSDASVKRVLRGAYDAASDSYVLGGNLMLFSELLAANGEIKWEGSFTQPREVFNKKILVTNSYLAEGWLKSFQTIHIANSILSALDVVTEKDRERVKGEALLLRAIIYFELVQLYAPPYSAGNVTTALGLPLVLSPTVSKSDVKKISRNTLEETYTQIVKDMTEAEEILPISNGVFLNKMAASGYLSRVFLQMGNYEKALEFADKGIDLATKNGYDLVATYADAFNNAVNSREDLFSIQVSEQDGSNNMQLFWSVPEYGARDGDVSIEAKHLILYKPGDARLHFFYTSNGAARSGKWKLRYKNISLFRLAELYLTRAECNIRLFSSIGDDPADDLNLIRKRSGLIANPNPSLSDILHERKLELAHEGQAIHDLKRLKGKTDGVEFDAPNLVLPIPQREIAASEGALKQNEGY from the coding sequence GTGCAAAAATTAACTCTCTTGCTTGTTGCTTCTGCTTTGCTACTTTACTCGTGTTCACATAAGCTGGACCTGATCCCGCAGCAAAACACAACGTCGGAAATGGCATTAAGTTCCGATGCCAGCGTGAAACGCGTACTTCGTGGCGCCTATGACGCAGCCAGCGACTCCTACGTATTAGGCGGCAATCTGATGCTTTTTTCGGAACTGCTGGCAGCGAATGGAGAAATTAAATGGGAAGGATCGTTTACACAGCCACGTGAAGTTTTTAACAAAAAAATATTGGTGACTAACAGCTATCTCGCCGAGGGATGGCTCAAAAGCTTCCAAACCATCCATATAGCTAACAGTATTTTGTCTGCCCTGGACGTTGTGACGGAGAAAGACCGCGAACGGGTAAAAGGTGAGGCACTGCTTCTGAGAGCCATTATCTATTTCGAATTAGTGCAATTGTATGCTCCACCATACAGTGCTGGGAATGTGACAACAGCCCTAGGGTTACCGCTTGTGCTTTCACCAACTGTTTCGAAAAGTGATGTCAAAAAAATTTCCAGAAATACGCTGGAAGAAACTTATACACAAATCGTCAAAGATATGACGGAGGCCGAAGAAATTTTACCTATAAGCAATGGTGTATTTTTAAACAAAATGGCAGCGTCAGGGTATCTTTCTCGTGTATTTTTGCAAATGGGAAATTATGAGAAAGCTCTGGAATTTGCTGATAAGGGGATTGACCTGGCGACGAAAAATGGATACGATCTGGTAGCGACCTATGCCGATGCTTTTAATAACGCTGTCAATTCGCGAGAGGACCTATTTTCAATTCAGGTGTCCGAGCAGGATGGCAGCAATAACATGCAGCTTTTCTGGTCTGTTCCCGAGTATGGAGCAAGAGATGGCGATGTTTCTATTGAGGCAAAACATCTCATCCTTTACAAACCGGGAGATGCAAGATTGCATTTCTTTTATACCAGCAATGGTGCAGCTCGCAGTGGAAAATGGAAATTGAGGTATAAAAATATTTCCCTTTTCCGGCTAGCAGAATTATATCTCACCCGCGCTGAATGTAACATACGTCTGTTTTCATCCATTGGCGACGATCCTGCCGATGACTTAAATCTGATTAGAAAGCGTTCGGGTCTTATTGCAAATCCCAATCCCTCACTATCTGATATACTCCATGAACGTAAACTTGAACTTGCACATGAAGGCCAAGCAATCCACGATTTGAAAAGACTTAAAGGAAAGACAGATGGCGTCGAATTTGATGCTCCCAATCTCGTCTTACCGATTCCACAAAGGGAGATTGCTGCGTCGGAAGGTGCTCTGAAACAAAACGAAGGTTACTAA
- a CDS encoding toprim domain-containing protein, translated as MPVHSDFLVLNSVSLADRSLDILKDYRTAFIYPDRDEAGKKLMEKYQDARINCVDASGIYQNHKDLNELLMANKSAEEQMKKQQTFKKSGGLHL; from the coding sequence ATGCCTGTCCACAGCGATTTTCTGGTGCTCAATTCCGTCAGTCTGGCAGACCGAAGCCTGGATATTCTCAAAGATTACCGGACCGCTTTCATTTATCCAGACCGGGACGAAGCAGGAAAAAAGCTGATGGAAAAATATCAGGATGCGCGAATAAACTGCGTGGACGCTTCGGGCATTTATCAAAATCACAAGGATCTAAATGAGCTACTAATGGCAAATAAATCGGCTGAAGAACAGATGAAAAAGCAGCAGACTTTCAAAAAGTCTGGCGGGCTACATTTGTAA